One Ananas comosus cultivar F153 linkage group 1, ASM154086v1, whole genome shotgun sequence DNA window includes the following coding sequences:
- the LOC109707073 gene encoding F-box protein At1g67340-like, whose amino-acid sequence MRRRRAHEEEEEGGAVRRTKRRRTNLVEMMLKPDDRRRKRRRTATATPAAGTDYFDALPDDLVLSVLSKLSSSASSPSDLISVALTCKRLNELGLQPQVLARASAKALAIRAKNWSESAHRFLKRCSDADNLEASYILGMIRFYCLEKRGSGAALMARAAMGSHAGALYALAIIQFNGSGGAKGDKDLRAGVALCARAAALGHVDALRELGHCLQDGYGVRRNVAEGRRFLVQANARELAAVLTATACCPLLSDFGWSVPPAEPHPANRFLAEWSAAGAGRRAEAGGMGLRMCSHAGCGRSETRRHEFRRCSVCGAVNYCSRACQALHWKLVHKADCTPMDRWLLDAAPAPAPEPAAPPAPAAPAADMAMG is encoded by the exons ATGCGTAGGAGAAGAGCgcacgaagaagaagaagaaggaggagcaGTAAGGAGAACGAAGAGGAGGAGAACGAACCTGGTGGAGATGATGTTAAAGCCCGACGATCGGCGGCGGAAGCGGCGGCgcacggcgacggcgacgccgGCGGCGGGGACCGACTACTTTGACGCGCTCCCCGACGACCTCGTCCTCTCCGTCCTCTCCAAGCTGAGTTCCTCCGCTTCATCCCCCTCCGATCTCATCAGCGTCGCCCTCAC ATGCAAGAGATTGAACGAGTTAGGGCTCCAACCCCAGGTGCTGGCCCGAGCGTCGGCGAAGGCCCTGGCGATTCGGGCGAAGAACTGGTCCGAGTCGGCCCACCGCTTCTTAAAGCGCTGCTCCGACGCCGACAATCTCGAGGCTTCCTACATCCTCGGAATG ATCCGGTTCTATTGCTTGGAGAAGCGGGGGAGCGGGGCGGCGCTGATGGCGCGGGCGGCGATGGGGTCGCACGCGGGGGCGCTGTACGCGCTGGCGATAATACAGTTCAACGGGAGCGGGGGCGCGAAGGGGGACAAGGACCTGCGCGCGGGGGTGGCGCTGtgcgcgcgcgccgccgccctcggCCACGTCGACGCCCTGCGCGAGCTCGGCCACTGCCTCCAGGACGGCTACGGCGTGCGCCGCAACGTCGCCGAGGGCCGCCGCTTCCTCGTCCAGGCCAACGCCCGCGAGCTCGCCGCCGTCCTCACCGCCACCGCCTGCTGCCCGCTGCTGTCGGACTTCGGGTGGAGCGTGCCCCCGGCGGAGCCGCACCCGGCGAACCGGTTCCTGGCGGAGTGGTCGGCGGCGGGAGCGGGGAGGAGGGCGGAGGCCGGGGGGATGGGGCTGCGGATGTGCTCGCACGCGGGGTGCGGGCGGTCGGAGACGCGGCGGCACGAGTTCCGGCGGTGCTCGGTGTGCGGCGCGGTCAACTACTGCTCGCGCGCCTGCCAGGCCCTCCACTGGAAGCTCGTCCACAAGGCCGACTGCACCCCCATGGACCGCTGGCTCCTCGACGCCGCACCCGCACCAGCACCAGAACCTGCTGCTCCTCCTGctcctgctgctcctgctgctgaCATGGCGATGGGATGA
- the LOC109708169 gene encoding deoxycytidylate deaminase, which translates to MNPRDVALASASAAIGALAASVVAYRFFASSNPNPNPKNPPLSSPSTPNGSRNRSPFDPSKRIGYLSWDDYFMAIAFLSAKRSKDPNRQVGACLVSQDGIILGIGYNGFPRGCSDDKLPWAKKSVKGDPLETKYPYVVHAEVNAILNRNHASAAGQKLYVTMFPCNECAKIIIQSGVSEVIYFVEKRLGNSDVAYVASHKLLSMAGIKVRKHQPQMSQIIIKFQEP; encoded by the exons ATGAACCCTCGGGACGTCGCgctcgcctccgcctccgccgccattGGAGCCCTCGCCGCCTCCGTCGTCGCCTACCGCTTCTTCGCCtcctcaaaccctaaccctaatcctaagaacccccctctctcctctccctctaccCCTAACGGCTCCCGCAATCGGAGCCCCTTCGACCCTTCCAAGCGCATCGG GTACCTCTCGTGGGATGATTACTTCATGGCGATCGCGTTCCTCTCGGCGAAGCGCTCCAAGGATCCGAATAGGCAG GTTGGAGCATGCTTGGTTAGTCAAGACGGCATAATCCTTG GAATTGGCTATAATGGATTTCCAAGAGGTTGTTCTGATGACAAGCTTCCTTGGGCAAAG AAATCTGTGAAAGGGGATCCATTGGAAACAAAATATCC TTATGTTGTCCATGCTGAAGTTAATGCTATCCTCAACAGAAACCATGCATCTGCTGCTGGACAG AAATTATATGTTACAATGTTTCCATGCAATGAGTGTGCCAAGATTATTATCCAG TCAGGTGTCTCTgaagttatttattttgtggAGAAAAGACTGGGCAATTCTGATGTTGCTTATGTTGCCTCCCACAAGTTGTTATCAATGGCTGGCATTAAG GTTAGAAAACATCAGCCACAGATGTCACAGATTATAATCAAGTTTCAGGAGCCTTGA